One segment of Haliotis asinina isolate JCU_RB_2024 chromosome 12, JCU_Hal_asi_v2, whole genome shotgun sequence DNA contains the following:
- the LOC137258720 gene encoding F-box and leucine-rich repeat protein 13-like has product MASKLPTEVISHLMSFLSVSDRKEAALVNTSWYEASMDPALQRDMVVNFSDTNVTNLRTRRKLTHLVLNHIDNSTSSVTEMVKFFEYMSESLTNLSLKGSNITEGTFVKLLSQCKNLTVLDLTSCNSLFMSGNLLDRKLDVQTLKESLQHVKKLTLASVRFLSDVSFNRILSVCPNVEELSLAHAQITFNSATYYPQGSKVGTNSAVLTFHNILDFVDRQGPKLKSLNLSRTTIANCHLSELARCQNIALEELILVGCREITDSGLGQFCRQQKSLQKLDISSCTDITDSGIAAVATNLTQLRSFKANKCRQMTDNSVKLFKYMSLLESLDLSECYELFSQGTIQGLCSGIQSKLTHLNLSCCTALTDYFVVELTKTVPSLVHLDLGSLFNITDISVHAISKRLKHLRYLRLAWCKELSDKGLLGLEELDDSRYETHVLDGHNGQCRCTRRHSEQGSNIFKKPSGSGGKDKKMSIGDLEAMVKNGGELYSLSNLSGLRTLDLTSCSKFTDFGLKEAIKFKELKSLSLGMVHGMTNESLVAIARNNPSLEDVRVNQCIKITDAAVEALTSKCPRLSHLDVSSCDRLTNHTLYYVQTNCQRLRHLDVSFCSGLTPEAVDKLEGTMKGLHTVHKRLVGTTATH; this is encoded by the coding sequence GTCATCTCCCACTTGATGAGCTTCCTCAGTGTGTCGGACCGCAAGGAAGCTGCACTGGTCAACACATCATGGTATGAGGCCTCTATGGACCCAGCTCTACAGAGGGACATGGTAGTCAACTTCTCCGACACTAATGTAACCAACCTGCGCACAAGGAGAAAACTGACCCACCTGGTGCTGAACCATATCGACAACTCTACCTCCTCCGTAACTGAGATGGTAAAGTTCTTTGAGTACATGAGCGAAAGTCTGACAAACCTGTCTCTCAAGGGCTCCAACATTACAGAAGGAACATTTGTCAAGCTCCTATCACAATGCAAGAATCTGACCGTTCTCGACCTGACAAGCTGTAATTCTTTGTTTATGTCTGGCAACCTTCTTGATCGCAAGTTGGATGTTCAAACCCTCAAAGAGTCCCTGCAGCATGTCAAAAAGTTGACCTTGGCTTCAGTAAGATTTCTTTCTGATGTAAGCTTTAATCgaattttatcagtgtgtccaAATGTTGAGGAACTATCTCTTGCTCATGCTCAGATAACATTCAACAGTGCAACCTACTACCCCCAGGGAAGCAAGGTTGGGACCAACTCGGCTGTTCTCACCTTCCATAACATCCTGGATTTTGTTGATAGACAGGGGCcaaaactgaagtcactgaacCTAAGCCGGACCACCATTGCCAACTGCCACCTCTCCGAGTTAGCCAGGTGTCAGAACATTGCTTTAGAGGAGCTTATCCTTGTTGGCTGTAGGGAGATCACCGACTCTGGCCTTGGTCAGTTTTGTCGCCAACAGAAGAGCCTCCAGAAGCTGGACATCAGCAGCTGCACTGACATCACCGACAGTGGCATTGCTGCTGTGGCAACCAACCTGACCCAGCTGCGATCATTTAAGGCCAACAAATGCAGGCAGATGACTGACAATTCTGTTAAACTGTTCAAGTATATGTCTCTTCTGGAAAGCCTGGACCTCTCCGAGTGTTACGAGCTGTTCAGCCAGGGGACGATTCAGGGGTTGTGTAGTGGGATACAGAGTAAGCTTACACACCTCAACCTTAGCTGCTGCACTGCTCTAACAGACTACTTTGTTGTGGAACTTACAAAAACTGTGCCCAGTTTGGTTCACCTTGACCTTGGCTCTCTGTTCAATATCACTGACATCAGTGTCCACGCGATCTCCAAGAGGCTGAAGCATCTGAGATACTTGCGCCTTGCATGGTGTAAGGAATTATCAGACAAGGGCCTATTGGGGCTTGAGGAACTGGATGACTCCAGGTATGAGACTCATGTTCTTGATGGTCATAATGGACAGTGTCGCTGCACTCGCAGACATTCAGAACAAGGCTCCAACATATTCAAGAAACCATCTGGTAGTGGCGGGAAGGACAAGAAGATGTCTATTGGAGATCTTGAGGCCATGGTGAAGAATGGGGGAGAGCTCTATAGCCTCAGCAACTTGTCAGGTCTCCGAACCTTGGACCTGACATCTTGCTCCAAGTTCACAGACTTTGGTCTAAAAGAAGCCATAAAATTCAAGGAACTTAAGAGTTTATCCCTTGGGATGGTACACGGAATGACCAATGAGAGCCTTGTTGCCATAGCCCGTAACAATCCAAGCCTGGAGGATGTCCGCGTGAACCAGTGTATCAAAATCACAGATGCAGCTGTAGAAGCTTTGACAAGTAAGTGTCCACGATTGTCCCACCTGGACGTGTCTAGCTGTGACAGATTGACCAATCACACCCTATACTATGTCCAGACCAACTGTCAACGTCTGCGTCATCTTGATGTCTCCTTCTGTAGTGGATTGACCCCAGAGGCTGTAGACAAGCTAGAGGGCACCATGAAAGGCCTGCATACAGTACACAAGAGGCTGGTCGGAACCACCGCCACACACTAG